GATTGTCATGGATGACTCGACGAGCATGGTGGAAATTGCCCGCTTTTACATGGAATTTTGTCGAGGTGAATCCTGTGGGAAGTGCGTTCCCTGTCGGGCGGGTACAGTGCAGCTCTATGCCCTGCTGACCAAGATCATGAATCAGGAAGCTACGGCGGCGGATCTGGCGCAACTGGAATCTCTCAGTTACATGGTCAAGGAGATGAGCTTGTGTGGCCTGGGGCAAACCGCGCCGAATCCGGTGCTGAGTACCCTGAAATATTTCAAACAGGAATACCTAGATCTGTTGCAAGCCCCAACAGACGGGAATGGAAGTCTCGCAGTTTCAAAGATCTTGTGAGGATGGTATGTCGGTTAAAACACTGAAACTAGACGGTATTGATGTGGCGATCGCCGAAGGGTCAACCATTCTGCAAGCCGCAGCAGAAGCGGGGGTTACCATTCCCACCCTGTGTTATCTCAAGGGCGTTTCAGCGGTGGGGGCCTGCCGCCTGTGCATGGTGGAGCTTGCTGGGTCTCCCCGGTTATTCCCCGCCTGTGTCACCCAGGTAGAAGAAGGGATGGAGGTTTCCACCCAAAGCCCCAAGCTCCAGGACTACCGCCGCATGATTGTGGAGTTGCTATTCGCCGAAGGCAATCACGTCTGCGCCATTTGTGTTGCCAATGGGAACTGTGAGTTACAAGATGTCGCCGTTGCAGTTGGCATGGATCATTCCCGCTTCCCCTACCGGTTTCCCGATCGCCCTGTGGATATGTCCCATCCCTTGTTTGCCATTGACCACAATCGTTGTATTCTCTGCACCCGGTGTGTGCGGGTTTGCGATGAGATTGAGGGAGCCCATGTTTGGGATGTGGCGCAACGGGGCGCAGACTGCTACATCACCTCAGGACTCAACCAACCCTGGGGCGAGGTCAGCGCCTGTACCTCCTGTGGCAAATGTGTGGATGCCTGTCCCACGGGGGCGATTTTCCGCAAGAGCGAGACCACCGGGGAAAAAGTTCGCGATCGCGACAAGCTGGAATTTTTAGCCACCGCACGGGAGAAGCAGCAATGGACAAGATAAGGTTTGCCACCGTGTGGTTGGCTGGGTGTTCGGGGTGTCACATGTCCTTTCTGGACTTGGATGAGTGGCTGATCGATTTAGCCCAACAGGTGGACGTGGTCTACAGCCCGGTAGGGTCGGATATTAAAATCTATCCGCAGCAGGTGGATGTCTGTCTGGTGGAACGGGGGGGTGGCCAATCAGGACAATTTAGAACTGATCCATGCTGTGCGTCACCGCACGAAGCTGTTGATTTCCTTTGGGGATTGTGCGGTGACGGCCAATGTCCCCGGCATGCGAAACATGCTGGGGGGAACCGATTCGGTGTTAAGACGCGCCTATCTAGAACTGGCGGATACCGGGCAGCAGTTCCCCCATGAACCAGGAATTGTACCGGAGTTGTTGGATCGGGTGTTACCGGTTCATGAAGTCGTGCCCGTGGATATCTTTATGCCGGGATGTCCGCCCTCGGCAGATCGCATTAAATCCACCTTAGAACCTTTACTGCGGGGGGAACTGCCCCTGATGGTCGGGCGGGAGATGATCAAATTTGGCTAGTAGGGGTTTGGCATTGCCAAACCCCTACTAGCCTTCCATGGTTGCCATTTACCAGATTGCCCTCCACATTTTTTCGTGCTTAACCCAGGGGAACCATTATGTCCAGAACTGTCGTTATTGATCCCGTGACCCGCATTGAAGGCCATGCGAAAATCTCGATTTTTCTTGATGATGCAGGGGAAGTCTCCGATGCTCGCTTCCATGTGGTGGAATATCGTGGCTTCGAGAAATTTTGTGAAGGTCGCCCCTTCACCGAAATGGCTGGGATTACGGCTCGAATTTGTGGGATCTGCCCGGTCAGTCATCTCCTGGCGGCTGCCAAAACCGGAGATAAAATTCTCGCCGTCCAGATTCCCCCAGCAGCAGAAAAATTGCGGCGATTGATGAACCTAGCACAACTGACCCAATCCCACGCCCTATCCTTCTTTCACCTCAGTAGCCCGGACTTTCTCCTGGGTTGGGACAGTGATCCAGCAAAGCGCAATGTCTTTGGCCTGATTGATGCCAATCCCGATTTAGCCAGAGCTGGAATTCGGCTGCGACAATTTGGTCAAACCATCATTGAGTTATTGGGGGCGCGGAAGATTCATGCCGCCTGGACAGTTCCCGGTGGCGTGCGATCGCCGTTATCCGAGGAAGGGCGGCAATGGATTTGCGATCGACTGCCGGAGTCCTTCGCCACCCTTCACCTGGCCTTAGACCTGTTTAAGGGGATGCTGGATGGGCCGCTGCAAGCAGAGGTGAATCTGTTTGGTGCCTTCCCTTCCTTATTTATGGGGTTAGTGGGGGCAACGGGTGAGTGGGAGCACTATGGGGGTCATCTGCGTTTTACCGATAGCCAAGGGCAGATCGTTGCCGATCATTTAAGTGAAGACGACTATCAAACCTTTCTCGGCGAAGCTGTGGAACCGTGGTCATACCTCAAATTTCCCTACTACAAACCCTGGGGCTACCCCGATGGCATTTACCGGGTCGGCCCCTTGGCGCGGCTCAATGTCTGCGATCGCATTGGTATGCCAGGGGCGGATCAGGAACTCCAAAACCTCCGCGATCGCGCCCAGGGGACACCCACCTCTTCTTTTCTCTACCATTACGCCCGCCTGATTGAGATTCTGGCCTGCTTAGAACACATTCAAGCCTTGATGGATGACCCGGATATTCTTTCCCATCGCGTGCGCGCCCACGGCGGGGTGAATCAACTGCATGCGATTGGGGTGAGCGAAGCCCCACGGGGAACCCTGTTCCATCACTACCGGGTGGATGAGGATGGTCTGATCAAAGCAGTGAACCTGATTATTGCTACGGGTCAAAATAACCTGGCGATGAACAAAACCGTTGCCCAAATTGCCAAGGAATATATTCATAACGCCAGCAATGGTCATGAAATTTCCGAGGGATTGCTGAATCGGGTTGAAGCGGGCATTCGCTGCTTTGATCCCTGTCTCTCCTGTTCCACCCATGCGGCGGGTCAGATGCCCCTGCACCTGCAATTGGTGAATGCGAAGGGCGACGTGGTCAGTGAACGCTTTGCAAATTGATGACACCCACAGCCGTTCCACCCCAAATTTTAGTCATTGGCTATGGCAATACCCTCAGAGGCGATGATGGCATCGGCTATCAGGTGGCTGAAGCAGTTGCAGCATGGCAACGACCCCACCTGCGATCGCTGCCGGTACATCAACTGCTACCCGAACTAGCAGCGGCGATCGCCGATGTAGACGTGGTCGTCTTCATTGATGCCGCCATTGTCAGTCATCCCTCGTCACCCCATATCACCGTAGAATCCTTGATAGCGGCTAGGGATGCCACCTTTAGAACCCATCTAATCACTCCCCAGTTCCTGTTAGGTCTGAGCCAACGACTTTACGGTGCAGCACCCACTGCCTATTTGCTGACGATTCCCGCCATAGATTTTGCCTTGGGGACAACCTTGTCGCCCCTCGCCTGTAGAGGGAAAGCCTTGGCCTTAGGGATCTGTCACGACATTTTTCAGCGGTTGAACACCGATCAAAAAACTTGCCCCCTTTTCAGCTCTCAGGACTGACCCCGTGGCTGACAGCAGTTGCCAGGGAGCGCTCCAATAGGAACGCATGGTTGACGAACGTAGACCCTTAGGTTGGTGATTCAGCCGCTGATTTTTGCCGCCAACGGCTGGCACGCTCCTCAGCTTCCGCCATGACCAAAGCCATGCGGCCATCGATCATCTCACCGGGGGTAATTTTCTAGCACCTTGGTCGAGAGAGCGATCCGCCCTTTGGCTTCATCCCGATCTACAATTACGGCTTGCAGCGGTTGTCCCAGCTGAAACAACTCCGGGAGCGATCGCACAAACTGATTGCTGATCTGGTTAATGTGGAGCAGTCCCGTGGTGCCTTCAAAGTCGATAAACAAGCCAAAGGGCTTAATGCTGGCAACCTTGCCGTCAATCAGTTGACCCACCTCAAACTGACTGACACTGGCAGATCGTGCTGCCTGTCGCTGCGATAACACCAGTTTGCCCCGTTCGGAGTCTACTTCCAGGAACCCCACGGTCAGGGTTTGGCCTTTGAGGGCTTCGAGATTTTCTCGCGCTACCAGGTGCGATCGCGGAATAAAGCCCCGCAGACCTCGGGTGGCGACGGTCACCCCGCCCTTATTTAACCCCGTAACCCGCACCGACAGGGTTTGGTTGTTTTCTTGCATTTGTTTCAACTGCTCCCAAACCTGCAAGATTTCCATCCGCTTCCGGGACAGGGTGACCTGACCCTCGGCGTCTTGCTCCCGAATAATCATAAACTCCTGCTCAGATTGCAGGGGCAGGATCTCCGTGACCTTGACGTTGGGATTCAGAGCCACCTCAGCAGCAGGCAAATAAGCCAGAGATTTAGCACCAATATCAACATAGGCACCATCGGATTCGTAGCTGTAGACTTTGCCAGTTACCATCTGTCCAGTGGGGAAATGGTAATCGTGCTGTTCCAGTGCCCTGGCAAAATCCTCCATCGAGAACGATGCAGCAGTTTCGCGGGAGCGGGCAGATTTAGAAGTCATAGACACTATGCAAACATTTAGCAAAAACTCGCTCTACTAGGATACAAGTTCTGCACCGGGTAGCGGTTGACGAATCAGCTGCAGCTGTTGATGATCTCGTAGCCAGCGGAATTGAAAGACGCGCTGGGCAGCTACGGTAACAGCTGTCATAAAGCTGTGATTTGCCATCACCCCCAAGGGAATCCCCAGAATCGGTACGGAACTGCCACTAAATTTTTCGATCAAGTTCTCGACGGCCCGCTTGAAAATTGCTTCAATACTGCCTTCTACCAAGTTATCTTCCACCGCCCCTTCCAGAATATCCTCCAGGGTTTGCCGATCTAGCTGCTGGTGGAGATCCCGCAGTGCGAGCAGCGCCTGAGTTTTTTTCCTCGGGGGTCATCGCGGTGCTCACCCCCAAAATTCGCCAGGCAAATTCCTGCTCTAAAGCAGTTTGGGGACTGTAGCCATAACATAACCCCACTTGGTGGATGGTTTGCAACGCCAGAATAATCGAGAGCGGAATATCGGCCATCTCACCAAAGGTTTCTAGGAGAGCAACGGTGCCTCCCTCCAGATCGGACAGGGTGATGGCACGGTTCGTAATGGTCTGAGTCAGGCGATCGCAGATCTCCAGGGATTTCTGGCCTAGTTCGTGATGATGGGTGATTTCAGCCGCAGCTTGCAACCAGTCCCAATCATCCTGCCAGCGAGTGGTTACCTGATCACACAACCGCAGGGTCGCTTGCAGCACCTCAAGGGGTAGCAGCACATCGGTCAAGACCTTGACCGGGTAAAGGACGGTCGCCACCGCCGTGGAGATCGCTTCCGGCGGTTCCGCTTCCCAGTCATCAATAGCCAAGATTTGCTGGGCTTCGTAGGCGGTAATTGCCCCCGTGACTTCAAACCAGTCGGCCTTCAGCCTGCAAACGGAGGCGGTGGGATCCGTCGCCTGCTGAATGATGTCGATGAGTTGGGGCAGCCAGTCGTCAGGAACCAGGGTTGGATCTTGGAAGTTGATCACAACGGAGCCAGCCGCTGGATTGATGCGCACCGCCGCCACACCTGCCAAAGATGCTAGGAGGGCTTGTAAAGATTGCGGGTAGGTAGGATCTAACTTCAGGCGCGGAATGCTCAAACGCATTCGCCCCCGGCTGCTATGGAGGACTTGGTAGGCAACGGTCTGGGAAACGGGGTCACTGGGAGTGGAGCTCACCATCGGGGGATCCATAGGGGTTGATGCCATCACTTGGGTTACCTGGTTGAGAACGGCCTGAGCATTCACCGCTGTATCCATGATTCCTCCCCCAGAATTCCTAGTAGTCTATCAAGCAAACGCTGTGCGCCAGAGCTGCTGTAACTGCATCCAGGCATCCGCTGCTGCTTCCGGATGGTAATCAGGTCGCTGGTTACAGAAAAATCCATGCCCCACTGGATACCGATAGATCTGGTGTGGAATCTGATGGGTTGCTAGGGCGGCCTCGATTTGATCGATCTGTTCTACGGGAATTAAGGGATCGCGAGTGCCAAAAAAGCCATAGACCGTTCCCTGAATCTCTGGGGTGCGCGTAATCGTGGGTGCGCCGCCCCCAGGGGTAAAGGTGGCGATGCCCGCTCCATAGAAGCAGGCAGTGGCGCGAATGGCTGGCAGGGTGGCGGCCAAGTAGGCCACATGACCCCCAAAACAGAACCCCAGGCAGGCGATCGCCCCTGGTTTGAAATTGGGTAGGGTCTGGAGATAGGTAATCGTGGCAGTAGTGTCACTCAATAATTGAGCCGCAGTCGTTTGATCCTTGTGATACCGACCGAGTTCCAGATCAGCGGCATTGTAGCCGACGTCAAAGCCCGGTGCGGTGCGTTGATAAATCGCCGGGGCGATCGCCAGATATCCTTCTTGGGCAATTCGTTCTGTCACCTCCCGAATGTGGGCATTGACCCCAAATACCTCCTGAAAGACAATGACCGCTGGATAAGTTCCCGCAGCCATGGGTTGAGCCAGATACGCCTCAATCTGAAGATCCAGGTTGGGGATATGAACGGTGCTTGTCCGAATTTCCATGGTGATGTTGTCCGCCCAGACACTTGCTGTTCAGATTCTAGGGGAATTCGGCGCTGACGGACGTTCAACCCCAGATCTAATCCGACAAGCCAGATTCTTGAGGAAATCTGCTCGATGAACTGGCTGACTTCACCGGCGTGTGTTCCGGTAACCCATGCCCTTGGGCATCTAAAAACAGTCCCAACTGGTTATTCAGGCTGGCTTTTGGCGTTGCTGGTTAGCGGTATGAATCTACTCCTTCTGGCGATCGCAAAATTCACTTATACCTGGCTGGTGGCATTGTCAAGATCTTCGATTCATACTTGGATTAAGCAACGCCAAAAAATCATCATGATCAACCAGTGGATTAATATTGAACACGCCCTCGATTATCTGCGGCGGGCGGACAACATTCCCCATCGCACCGAGGGAGAAGCAGTCCTCCTCGATCACGTCCCCCAAACCGTGAAGCGCATCCTTGATCTAGGAACCGGGAATGGTCGATTACTGGCGTTACTGAAAGTAGATCGTCCCCAAGCCCAGGGAGTGGCCTTAGATTTTTCGCCCACGATGCTGGCAGAAGTGGGGGCACGTTTTGCGGCGGATGCCACCGTGACCATTGTTGATCACAATCTAGACCTGCCCTTGCCAGACTTGGGAACATTTGATGCCGTGGTGTCTAGTTTTGCCATTCACCACTGCACCCATCCCCGTAAACAGGCGCTCTATGCCGAAATTTTTGCCTGCCTACAACCAGGAGGAATTTTTTGCAACCTGGAACATGTGGCATCTCCCACCCCTAAACTCCATGCTCACTTTCTCGAGAGCATTGGCTACACCCCCGAAACAGAAGACCCCTCGAACAAACTGCTGGATGTCGAAACCCAGTTGCATTGGTTACGGCAGATGGGATTTATAGAGGTTGATTGCTACTGGAAATGGCTGGAAATGGCCTTACTGATCGGACTGAAGCCTCTCTAGATCGGTCGTTAAAAATTTCAACCTGATCAATTTCGTGCCTGTTGGGTAGAGATGCAAGCAGCTCGAGGGGTCAAGATAAAACTTGTCAACGCTGCAATGGTAATAATCGGAGTCAGGGTGGTACTGGAAAGAATCGCCACAATTAAGATGATACTGATCGGGGTTCTCAGCAGGGCAATGGCGATCGCGGCCATCATGCAGGAAACCGCAACCGTAGCCGGAATTGCCGGAACCAGCAGACTCACGGCTTCGCCAACCGCGGCCCCAATGAAGAACAAACTAAACACATAGCCACCACGAAACCCCGTATTGAGACTGACACTAAAGGCAAGGATTTTCCCCAGGGCTGATAGCAACAACATTCCTACCCCTAACTTGGCACCCTGATTAATCATGGTTTGAATCTGTGGTTCACCAAAGAACAGCGTCAGGGGAGCAACCGTGGCAATCAATCCAATTACCAGTCCTCCCAGCATATTCAGCAGGATCGGAGAGCCAGCAAGTCCCTGAGTTAGATACCCCGTGCCCCGAAACACCACCACGGTGAACCCCGCAACCCCAGCGCCTAGGATGCCGAGACAGAGGGCATAGAGAAAATCAACCGCATGGAGTTGGGGATAGGCGGGAAATAGATACTCCCCGCCAATGGTCAGACCTGTAGCGGTGCGAAAAACCATAAATCCGCAGGTAGAGGCCACCAGGGTAGGAACCAGCGCTTCGTAATATTCCAAACCCTTGCGGTGGGGAAACTCCAACGCCAAGAGCGCACTGCCAACGGGGGAGCCGAAAAAGGCACCTAACCCCGCACCGACGCCACAAAAGGTCAAGATCCGCAGCTGTTCGTTCGGTAGTTTTAGCTTTTCTCCCAGCCAACTGCCCAAGCCACCGCTGATGTCAACAATGGGAGATTCAGGCCCCACACTACTTCCACAACTAATTGAGATCAGAGAGGTAGTCAGCATCGCGGGAATTTGGCGGTAATCCACTCGCCCTTGCCGATGGATTTCATCAATCACTTCATTCATCGAACTCGGGGCACCGAGCCAGCGAACCGTCAGTGCCACTAATAACCCACCGACCATGGTCACCAACCACCCATAGGTAAACACCTGGGGAGCATTGGGTTCGGGGGCACCGGAAAGTACCAATCCGACCAACCAAAACCCTAGTTCCATCGCCAAGTAGTAGGCGGTGGCGACCCAGCCAACCCCAAAACCAATAATGGTGGCATAGAGTAGCAACCGACGATAGGTTATGGACTCTCTGCTGATATCACGCATGGGTGGGATTGAACATAGGCCAATTTACGCACCAGCATACGTGGTTGGGAAGCAATTGCAACTTGA
This genomic stretch from Neosynechococcus sphagnicola sy1 harbors:
- the hoxU gene encoding bidirectional hydrogenase complex protein HoxU, which translates into the protein MSVKTLKLDGIDVAIAEGSTILQAAAEAGVTIPTLCYLKGVSAVGACRLCMVELAGSPRLFPACVTQVEEGMEVSTQSPKLQDYRRMIVELLFAEGNHVCAICVANGNCELQDVAVAVGMDHSRFPYRFPDRPVDMSHPLFAIDHNRCILCTRCVRVCDEIEGAHVWDVAQRGADCYITSGLNQPWGEVSACTSCGKCVDACPTGAIFRKSETTGEKVRDRDKLEFLATAREKQQWTR
- a CDS encoding oxidoreductase, producing the protein MSVWWNGGVANQDNLELIHAVRHRTKLLISFGDCAVTANVPGMRNMLGGTDSVLRRAYLELADTGQQFPHEPGIVPELLDRVLPVHEVVPVDIFMPGCPPSADRIKSTLEPLLRGELPLMVGREMIKFG
- a CDS encoding Ni/Fe hydrogenase subunit alpha, encoding MSRTVVIDPVTRIEGHAKISIFLDDAGEVSDARFHVVEYRGFEKFCEGRPFTEMAGITARICGICPVSHLLAAAKTGDKILAVQIPPAAEKLRRLMNLAQLTQSHALSFFHLSSPDFLLGWDSDPAKRNVFGLIDANPDLARAGIRLRQFGQTIIELLGARKIHAAWTVPGGVRSPLSEEGRQWICDRLPESFATLHLALDLFKGMLDGPLQAEVNLFGAFPSLFMGLVGATGEWEHYGGHLRFTDSQGQIVADHLSEDDYQTFLGEAVEPWSYLKFPYYKPWGYPDGIYRVGPLARLNVCDRIGMPGADQELQNLRDRAQGTPTSSFLYHYARLIEILACLEHIQALMDDPDILSHRVRAHGGVNQLHAIGVSEAPRGTLFHHYRVDEDGLIKAVNLIIATGQNNLAMNKTVAQIAKEYIHNASNGHEISEGLLNRVEAGIRCFDPCLSCSTHAAGQMPLHLQLVNAKGDVVSERFAN
- a CDS encoding hydrogenase maturation protease — translated: MTPTAVPPQILVIGYGNTLRGDDGIGYQVAEAVAAWQRPHLRSLPVHQLLPELAAAIADVDVVVFIDAAIVSHPSSPHITVESLIAARDATFRTHLITPQFLLGLSQRLYGAAPTAYLLTIPAIDFALGTTLSPLACRGKALALGICHDIFQRLNTDQKTCPLFSSQD
- a CDS encoding S1 RNA-binding domain-containing protein, which encodes MTSKSARSRETAASFSMEDFARALEQHDYHFPTGQMVTGKVYSYESDGAYVDIGAKSLAYLPAAEVALNPNVKVTEILPLQSEQEFMIIREQDAEGQVTLSRKRMEILQVWEQLKQMQENNQTLSVRVTGLNKGGVTVATRGLRGFIPRSHLVARENLEALKGQTLTVGFLEVDSERGKLVLSQRQAARSASVSQFEVGQLIDGKVASIKPFGLFIDFEGTTGLLHINQISNQFVRSLPELFQLGQPLQAVIVDRDEAKGRIALSTKVLENYPR
- a CDS encoding EcsC family protein; protein product: MLALRDLHQQLDRQTLEDILEGAVEDNLVEGSIEAIFKRAVENLIEKFSGSSVPILGIPLGVMANHSFMTAVTVAAQRVFQFRWLRDHQQLQLIRQPLPGAELVS
- a CDS encoding EcsC family protein, translated to MDTAVNAQAVLNQVTQVMASTPMDPPMVSSTPSDPVSQTVAYQVLHSSRGRMRLSIPRLKLDPTYPQSLQALLASLAGVAAVRINPAAGSVVINFQDPTLVPDDWLPQLIDIIQQATDPTASVCRLKADWFEVTGAITAYEAQQILAIDDWEAEPPEAISTAVATVLYPVKVLTDVLLPLEVLQATLRLCDQVTTRWQDDWDWLQAAAEITHHHELGQKSLEICDRLTQTITNRAITLSDLEGGTVALLETFGEMADIPLSIILALQTIHQVGLCYGYSPQTALEQEFAWRILGVSTAMTPEEKNSGAARTAGSPPAARSANPGGYSGRGGGR
- a CDS encoding dienelactone hydrolase family protein, coding for MEIRTSTVHIPNLDLQIEAYLAQPMAAGTYPAVIVFQEVFGVNAHIREVTERIAQEGYLAIAPAIYQRTAPGFDVGYNAADLELGRYHKDQTTAAQLLSDTTATITYLQTLPNFKPGAIACLGFCFGGHVAYLAATLPAIRATACFYGAGIATFTPGGGAPTITRTPEIQGTVYGFFGTRDPLIPVEQIDQIEAALATHQIPHQIYRYPVGHGFFCNQRPDYHPEAAADAWMQLQQLWRTAFA
- a CDS encoding class I SAM-dependent methyltransferase, which translates into the protein MNLLLLAIAKFTYTWLVALSRSSIHTWIKQRQKIIMINQWINIEHALDYLRRADNIPHRTEGEAVLLDHVPQTVKRILDLGTGNGRLLALLKVDRPQAQGVALDFSPTMLAEVGARFAADATVTIVDHNLDLPLPDLGTFDAVVSSFAIHHCTHPRKQALYAEIFACLQPGGIFCNLEHVASPTPKLHAHFLESIGYTPETEDPSNKLLDVETQLHWLRQMGFIEVDCYWKWLEMALLIGLKPL
- a CDS encoding chloride channel protein, which produces MRDISRESITYRRLLLYATIIGFGVGWVATAYYLAMELGFWLVGLVLSGAPEPNAPQVFTYGWLVTMVGGLLVALTVRWLGAPSSMNEVIDEIHRQGRVDYRQIPAMLTTSLISISCGSSVGPESPIVDISGGLGSWLGEKLKLPNEQLRILTFCGVGAGLGAFFGSPVGSALLALEFPHRKGLEYYEALVPTLVASTCGFMVFRTATGLTIGGEYLFPAYPQLHAVDFLYALCLGILGAGVAGFTVVVFRGTGYLTQGLAGSPILLNMLGGLVIGLIATVAPLTLFFGEPQIQTMINQGAKLGVGMLLLSALGKILAFSVSLNTGFRGGYVFSLFFIGAAVGEAVSLLVPAIPATVAVSCMMAAIAIALLRTPISIILIVAILSSTTLTPIITIAALTSFILTPRAACISTQQARN